A single Anatilimnocola floriformis DNA region contains:
- a CDS encoding DUF1501 domain-containing protein, translating into MQTSVPSGMSRRHFMSHVAGASAMTIPALTMGQSIRTHAADLKKNGKAAILLWMSGGPSTMDIWDLKPGASTGGPFKPISTAGDVQICEHMPQTAKVMDKLAIIRSMSTREADHMRGRYYMHTGYVPNPNIEHPSYGAVLSHELIDSRSSGLEIPPFVSVGGGSVGPGFLGMAWAPFVVGSNGQVRNLDMGIEENRLMQRMAALDMIEKNFIGQSRGSAASDHEKILKKTLNLMTSEQMEAFKVNKEPKEVQERYGNDGFGRGCLMARRLVEAGVPFVEVDLGGWDNHQNIFATLGTGMNPKLAVLDRAMSALVEDLTQRGMIENTAIMWMGEFSRTPRINGTTGRDHWARSWSVVVGGAGMKGGIAVGKTNADGTSVDTEPYTSQDVMASVCKALGISLETTFTSKSGRPMKIANSGKVIKELFV; encoded by the coding sequence ATGCAGACTTCTGTTCCTTCGGGCATGAGCCGCCGACACTTTATGTCGCACGTCGCTGGCGCTTCAGCGATGACAATTCCTGCCCTCACCATGGGCCAAAGCATCCGCACTCACGCGGCTGATCTGAAGAAAAACGGCAAAGCCGCTATCTTGTTGTGGATGAGCGGTGGTCCCAGCACGATGGATATTTGGGATCTCAAGCCAGGTGCCTCGACCGGCGGTCCATTCAAGCCGATCAGCACCGCTGGCGATGTGCAAATTTGCGAACACATGCCCCAGACCGCCAAGGTCATGGACAAGCTCGCGATCATCCGCTCGATGAGCACTCGCGAAGCCGATCACATGCGTGGTCGCTACTACATGCACACCGGTTACGTTCCGAACCCGAATATCGAGCACCCCAGCTACGGAGCCGTTCTCTCGCACGAGCTGATCGACTCGCGTTCGAGCGGTCTCGAAATTCCGCCGTTCGTTTCAGTCGGTGGCGGTAGCGTCGGTCCGGGCTTCCTGGGCATGGCGTGGGCTCCCTTCGTGGTCGGCAGCAATGGCCAAGTCCGTAACCTGGACATGGGCATCGAAGAAAACCGCTTGATGCAGCGGATGGCCGCCCTCGATATGATCGAAAAGAACTTCATTGGTCAAAGCCGCGGTTCGGCTGCTTCGGATCACGAAAAGATCTTGAAGAAGACGCTGAACCTGATGACCAGCGAACAGATGGAAGCCTTCAAGGTCAATAAGGAACCGAAGGAAGTCCAAGAACGTTACGGCAACGACGGTTTCGGCCGTGGCTGCTTGATGGCTCGCCGCTTGGTGGAAGCCGGCGTGCCGTTCGTCGAAGTCGACCTGGGTGGCTGGGACAATCACCAGAACATCTTCGCGACCCTCGGCACGGGCATGAATCCCAAGCTGGCCGTTCTCGACCGCGCCATGAGCGCTCTGGTCGAAGACTTGACCCAGCGGGGCATGATCGAAAACACCGCCATCATGTGGATGGGTGAATTCAGCCGCACGCCGCGCATCAACGGCACGACGGGTCGCGATCACTGGGCTCGCTCGTGGAGCGTGGTCGTCGGTGGTGCCGGCATGAAGGGTGGTATCGCGGTTGGTAAGACCAACGCCGATGGCACTAGCGTCGATACCGAGCCCTACACCTCGCAAGACGTGATGGCTTCGGTGTGCAAGGCTCTCGGCATCTCGCTCGAGACCACCTTCACCAGCAAGAGCGGTCGTCCGATGAAGATTGCCAACAGCGGCAAGGTCATCAAGGAACTGTTCGTCTAG
- a CDS encoding DUF1549 domain-containing protein, with product MTVALTLACATQAFGQTPKVAAKGASDYGIPQVAEINKGIRQVWTDNNMIPSPPATDSEWCRRVYLDLLGRVPSVAELRSFAAIKDSDRKAKLVNKLLHDEAYLEEYARNWTTIWTNILIGRTGGTEQNTLINREGMQKYLRDTFASNKPYDRMVTEIVSATGSTTPGEMNFNGATNFYVMKLDENAAQATAMTAKIFLGLQVQCTQCHNHPFNDWKQQKFWEFNAFFRQTKANRKQMPGMRMVQSVDLVNVDFKGEGKGGAQDEAIIFYELRNGLLSSAFPVFVDGKEGSRSGNANYANRRGELAKMIVGSEYMEKTIANRMWHHFLGYGFTKPIDDMGPHNTATHPELLDYLGKEVRKANFDLKELMKWITLSEAYSLSSRITPGNKADDPLLGETPKFTHFYLRNMRAEELYESLITATEAEKTKGDYAEQEKLKSSWLQQFNTTFGNDEGDEQTTFNGTIPQALMMMNGDLVKKAVSTEQGSFLQKVATSNMRPADKIDYLFHAALGRSPNGNEVTAANQLMQLRGGNSAAALQDIFWAALNANEFILQH from the coding sequence ATGACAGTCGCCCTCACGTTGGCATGTGCCACGCAAGCTTTCGGCCAAACGCCGAAGGTTGCGGCAAAGGGAGCCAGTGATTACGGCATTCCTCAGGTTGCCGAGATCAACAAAGGCATCCGCCAAGTCTGGACCGACAACAACATGATTCCTTCGCCACCCGCTACCGATAGCGAGTGGTGCCGACGCGTTTATCTCGACCTGCTCGGTCGCGTTCCCTCGGTTGCCGAGTTGCGTTCGTTCGCCGCCATCAAGGATTCCGATCGCAAAGCCAAGCTCGTCAACAAGCTGCTGCACGACGAAGCCTACCTGGAAGAATATGCTCGCAACTGGACGACCATCTGGACCAACATCCTGATCGGTCGCACCGGCGGCACCGAGCAAAACACGCTCATCAATCGCGAAGGGATGCAAAAGTATCTCCGCGATACCTTTGCCAGCAACAAGCCCTACGATCGCATGGTCACCGAGATCGTCTCAGCGACCGGCTCGACCACGCCTGGCGAAATGAACTTCAACGGCGCCACGAATTTCTATGTGATGAAGCTCGACGAAAACGCCGCCCAAGCGACGGCCATGACGGCCAAGATCTTCCTCGGTTTGCAGGTGCAATGCACTCAGTGCCACAACCACCCGTTCAATGACTGGAAGCAACAGAAGTTCTGGGAATTCAACGCCTTCTTCCGCCAAACCAAGGCCAATCGCAAGCAGATGCCTGGTATGCGGATGGTGCAGTCTGTTGACCTCGTGAATGTCGATTTCAAAGGTGAAGGCAAGGGCGGTGCCCAAGACGAAGCCATCATCTTCTACGAACTCCGCAACGGTTTGCTCTCGAGCGCCTTCCCGGTGTTTGTCGACGGCAAAGAAGGTTCTCGCAGCGGCAATGCCAACTACGCCAATCGCCGCGGCGAACTGGCAAAGATGATTGTCGGTTCGGAATACATGGAAAAGACGATCGCTAACCGGATGTGGCATCACTTCCTCGGTTATGGCTTCACCAAGCCGATCGATGATATGGGGCCGCACAACACGGCTACGCATCCAGAATTGCTCGACTACTTGGGCAAGGAAGTTCGCAAGGCGAATTTCGATCTAAAGGAACTGATGAAGTGGATCACCCTCAGCGAAGCTTACTCGCTGTCGAGCCGCATCACTCCCGGCAACAAAGCCGACGATCCGCTGCTGGGTGAAACGCCGAAGTTCACGCACTTCTATCTCCGCAACATGCGGGCAGAAGAACTGTACGAATCGCTGATCACCGCCACGGAAGCTGAGAAGACGAAGGGTGACTATGCGGAGCAGGAAAAGCTGAAGAGCAGCTGGCTGCAGCAGTTCAACACGACCTTCGGCAATGACGAAGGTGACGAGCAAACCACCTTCAACGGCACGATCCCGCAAGCCCTGATGATGATGAATGGCGATCTGGTGAAGAAAGCCGTCAGCACCGAACAGGGAAGCTTCCTGCAAAAGGTAGCAACCAGCAACATGCGGCCTGCCGATAAGATCGACTACCTGTTCCACGCCGCTCTGGGTCGTTCGCCCAACGGCAACGAAGTTACTGCGGCCAACCAGCTGATGCAGCTCCGCGGTGGCAACTCGGCAGCAGCCCTGCAAGACATCTTCTGGGCCGCTCTGAACGCCAACGAGTTCATCCTGCAGCACTAA
- a CDS encoding vWA domain-containing protein, producing MSTAPDGLASPLSDEALDIDNFEEFEDVDSYEEIVDAPAPPAPAKAAAPPIAPTPPAVPAKSPPPAVKPPAAVVAPPPKVAAAVAKVAAPPVTLPAPDDEFEPIEKRSRLGMNWGVDGAAFLGSVTIHLIGMLILAVVLTMFGAVPAVIESTAPLFASSVIPEPEKREILTFELDPQMALITEQSKSTTTNTAHAMAAATTVGDGRGGTGFGSGGMGGAGGGSEGDGPGTGGTGGGMGGFDRGVADVLAGIGGGPAEEMFIDVPSSRKLISGVPDGQVGEARAVVENYDQALDRVTQEILWMLDKGPVLVIWAFDQSESMKDDQVEIRDRIDHVYKQLGLVSKHNRDALQTAVVSYGEGYVQHTKQPTSDWYEIKACIDEVPTDPSGKEMMCSAVTQAIGTHRGYAQKQNRRIALILCTDESGEPADNQTQLERTVAELKSANAKLFVLGREATFGYPYAHLGWTHPQTGHHHWIRIDRGPETAFVEQLQTDGFHRRYDAHLSGFGPYEQTRMSHETGGIFFVLPSKEINLVRADNKKYEFEAMRRYMPDIRSRLEVGAETEKSELRKALTKVIYDLNPYNPEISKIIEMRVHFSPDVPNLLKQIEIECAKSTIYGEYLSRVERDMQKLESYRANEASPRWQANYDLIYAQIIAYQARMFEYRAYLMQFGRNPRVVPEFKPPNLRHTGWDIATRKETITGAVVQPYIDRATTRFHAVIAEHPGTPWAARAEYELKRGFGVHLIEEYHRPDRGLSTGETLMPVPKM from the coding sequence ATGTCAACCGCACCGGATGGTCTAGCCTCCCCCCTGAGTGATGAGGCGCTGGACATCGATAACTTCGAAGAGTTTGAAGACGTCGATTCGTATGAAGAGATCGTGGACGCGCCTGCTCCTCCCGCTCCTGCGAAAGCTGCAGCACCGCCTATCGCTCCCACGCCCCCCGCCGTTCCTGCGAAGTCGCCGCCTCCCGCTGTAAAACCGCCCGCCGCGGTTGTAGCTCCGCCGCCAAAGGTAGCTGCCGCGGTGGCGAAGGTGGCCGCTCCGCCCGTTACGTTGCCCGCACCGGATGACGAGTTTGAACCGATCGAAAAGCGCTCGCGCCTCGGCATGAACTGGGGCGTCGATGGCGCGGCCTTCCTCGGCTCCGTGACGATTCACTTGATCGGCATGCTGATTCTCGCCGTGGTGCTGACGATGTTCGGCGCCGTCCCTGCGGTGATCGAATCGACGGCTCCGCTGTTTGCCTCGTCGGTGATTCCGGAACCGGAGAAACGCGAGATCCTCACGTTTGAACTCGATCCGCAAATGGCGCTCATTACCGAGCAATCGAAGTCGACCACAACCAACACGGCGCACGCGATGGCGGCAGCCACGACCGTCGGCGACGGCCGCGGCGGAACTGGCTTTGGCAGTGGTGGCATGGGCGGCGCCGGCGGCGGTTCCGAAGGAGATGGCCCGGGAACTGGCGGCACTGGTGGAGGCATGGGTGGTTTCGATCGCGGCGTAGCCGATGTGCTCGCCGGCATCGGCGGCGGGCCAGCCGAAGAGATGTTTATCGACGTTCCTTCAAGTCGGAAGTTGATCAGCGGTGTGCCCGATGGTCAGGTAGGTGAAGCCCGCGCCGTTGTCGAGAACTACGATCAGGCTCTCGATCGGGTCACGCAAGAAATCCTCTGGATGCTCGACAAAGGGCCGGTCCTCGTGATCTGGGCTTTCGATCAATCGGAAAGCATGAAGGACGACCAGGTCGAAATTCGCGATCGCATCGATCACGTCTACAAGCAGTTAGGCCTCGTGAGCAAGCACAATCGCGACGCGCTGCAGACCGCCGTCGTCAGCTACGGCGAAGGTTACGTGCAGCACACCAAGCAGCCAACGTCCGACTGGTACGAGATCAAGGCTTGCATTGATGAAGTTCCCACCGATCCCTCGGGCAAAGAAATGATGTGCTCTGCCGTGACGCAAGCGATCGGCACGCATCGCGGCTATGCTCAAAAACAGAATCGCCGGATTGCTCTCATTCTCTGCACCGATGAAAGCGGCGAACCAGCCGACAACCAAACCCAGCTCGAGCGGACCGTCGCCGAACTGAAGTCAGCCAATGCCAAGCTCTTTGTGCTCGGCCGCGAAGCCACCTTTGGCTATCCCTACGCTCACCTTGGTTGGACTCATCCGCAAACGGGCCATCATCACTGGATCCGCATTGATCGCGGTCCGGAAACCGCCTTTGTCGAACAGTTGCAAACCGACGGTTTTCATCGTCGTTACGACGCGCACCTCAGCGGCTTTGGTCCGTACGAACAAACTCGCATGAGCCACGAAACCGGCGGCATTTTCTTTGTGCTGCCGAGCAAAGAAATCAACCTGGTCCGCGCGGACAATAAGAAATACGAATTCGAAGCCATGCGGCGCTACATGCCCGACATTCGCTCGCGATTGGAGGTCGGCGCTGAGACGGAGAAATCCGAGCTGCGCAAGGCCCTGACGAAAGTCATCTACGATTTGAATCCATACAACCCGGAGATCTCGAAAATCATCGAGATGCGAGTTCATTTCTCGCCCGATGTGCCGAACTTGCTGAAGCAGATCGAAATCGAGTGTGCAAAATCGACGATTTACGGCGAGTATCTCTCGCGCGTCGAACGCGACATGCAGAAGCTCGAGTCCTATCGCGCGAACGAAGCGTCACCGCGCTGGCAAGCCAATTATGACTTGATCTATGCTCAGATCATTGCCTATCAGGCACGGATGTTCGAATATCGCGCCTACCTGATGCAGTTCGGCCGCAATCCGCGGGTCGTGCCGGAATTCAAGCCACCAAATCTGCGGCACACAGGCTGGGACATCGCCACGCGAAAAGAAACCATCACGGGCGCTGTTGTGCAACCTTACATCGATCGCGCCACGACGCGCTTTCACGCGGTGATCGCCGAGCATCCCGGCACGCCCTGGGCAGCACGTGCCGAATACGAACTCAAGCGAGGCTTTGGTGTGCACCTGATCGAGGAATATCATCGGCCTGATCGAGGTCTCTCCACCGGAGAGACGTTGATGCCAGTGCCGAAGATGTAA
- the csrA gene encoding carbon storage regulator CsrA — MLVLTRKLQEKICIGNDITVTILRVKGQQVRIGIEAPRDVRVIRGELPPMTTTRDELPESSDRENAGTVRFEIEGTLVEETETADADENSAVLVGRGKPAAMQSFVRTVLENALAK; from the coding sequence ATGTTGGTTCTTACTCGCAAGCTGCAGGAAAAGATTTGTATCGGTAACGACATCACGGTCACGATTCTGCGGGTGAAAGGACAGCAAGTCCGCATCGGCATCGAAGCCCCTCGCGATGTCCGCGTCATTCGCGGTGAACTGCCGCCGATGACCACCACTCGCGATGAATTGCCGGAATCGTCGGATCGCGAAAATGCCGGCACGGTTCGGTTTGAAATCGAAGGCACGCTGGTCGAAGAAACCGAAACGGCTGATGCTGATGAAAACAGCGCAGTCCTGGTCGGCCGCGGCAAACCGGCCGCCATGCAGAGCTTTGTTCGCACCGTGCTGGAAAATGCACTGGCTAAGTAA
- a CDS encoding FAD-binding oxidoreductase, which produces MQSIPSPSASTLTRLADALRRAIGAENVLTARSDLMVYECDGFVIEKNSPDVVVFPRSTADVVKIVKLCNEMQVPFVPRGAGTSLAGGCLPIGGGVMIVLMRLNRIVEINYRDRYAVVEPGVVNVHLTNALKGSGYHYAPDPSSQGACTIGGNVATNSGGPHTLKYGVTVNHVLGVEMVMADGAVVQLGGPAEDPLGLDLVGAFVGSEGTLGVVTKVWVRLTRNPQGWRTMLAIFESCDDATQAISEIIGAGIVPAALEMMDQGILVAIEAAFSFGFPLDAQAILLIEVDGLDAGLDQQRDQIVELCKKSKAREVRLAKDEKERLKLWKCRKQAFGAIGRLSPSYCTQDGVVPRTQLPLIQRKITEISAKYDIKIVNVFHAGDGNIHPILLFDERDAAQVERVLHASNEILEACLDCGGSVTGEHGIGVEKIHFMQKMFSPDDLVAMDNLRQAFNPVGNLSPMKMLPTAGGCGMEQKHPGRRAAL; this is translated from the coding sequence ATGCAATCGATCCCCTCCCCCAGCGCTTCCACGCTCACTCGCCTGGCCGATGCTCTGCGCCGCGCGATCGGCGCCGAGAACGTCCTCACCGCGCGCTCAGACCTGATGGTGTATGAGTGCGACGGTTTCGTCATCGAAAAGAACAGCCCCGACGTAGTCGTCTTTCCCCGTAGCACGGCTGACGTGGTGAAGATCGTCAAGCTCTGCAACGAGATGCAGGTGCCGTTCGTGCCGCGCGGCGCGGGGACCAGCCTGGCAGGCGGTTGCTTGCCGATTGGCGGCGGCGTGATGATCGTGCTGATGCGACTCAACCGCATCGTGGAAATCAACTACCGCGATCGCTATGCCGTGGTCGAGCCGGGCGTGGTGAATGTGCATCTGACCAACGCGCTGAAGGGCTCCGGCTATCACTACGCTCCCGATCCCTCGAGCCAAGGCGCTTGCACGATCGGCGGCAATGTGGCGACGAACTCCGGCGGCCCACACACGCTGAAATATGGCGTGACGGTCAATCATGTTCTCGGCGTAGAAATGGTGATGGCCGATGGTGCGGTCGTGCAGTTAGGCGGACCGGCCGAAGATCCCTTGGGGTTGGATCTGGTCGGCGCCTTTGTCGGCAGCGAAGGAACTCTCGGCGTGGTGACGAAGGTTTGGGTGCGGCTGACACGCAATCCGCAAGGTTGGCGAACGATGCTCGCCATCTTCGAAAGTTGCGACGACGCCACGCAGGCCATCAGCGAGATCATCGGCGCGGGCATCGTGCCAGCAGCGCTCGAGATGATGGATCAAGGCATTCTCGTCGCCATCGAAGCGGCGTTCAGCTTCGGCTTTCCGCTCGACGCGCAGGCAATCCTGCTAATCGAAGTCGACGGCCTCGACGCGGGGCTCGATCAACAGCGCGATCAGATTGTGGAACTGTGCAAAAAATCAAAAGCCCGCGAAGTGCGCCTAGCCAAGGATGAAAAAGAACGACTCAAGCTCTGGAAATGCCGCAAGCAAGCCTTCGGCGCGATCGGGCGGTTGAGTCCGAGTTATTGCACGCAGGATGGCGTGGTGCCACGTACGCAGTTGCCGCTGATTCAACGTAAGATCACCGAGATCAGCGCGAAGTACGACATCAAGATCGTCAACGTCTTCCACGCCGGCGACGGCAACATTCATCCGATCCTGCTCTTCGATGAACGAGACGCCGCGCAGGTCGAGCGCGTGCTGCACGCCAGCAACGAAATCCTCGAGGCTTGCCTGGACTGCGGCGGCAGTGTGACCGGCGAACACGGCATCGGCGTGGAGAAGATTCACTTCATGCAAAAGATGTTTTCGCCGGACGACTTAGTCGCAATGGACAATCTGCGCCAAGCGTTTAACCCAGTCGGCAATTTGAGTCCGATGAAAATGCTGCCGACTGCAGGTGGTTGTGGCATGGAACAGAAACACCCGGGCAGGCGCGCGGCGCTGTAA
- a CDS encoding FAD-binding oxidoreductase, with the protein MGSPATSPTSSTDVVAAVQRARASKTPLQPVGGGTSLHFGLQSAATVEQLSLAQLNRVVDYPARDMTITVEAGITMAQLAETLVKEHQRLPVDVPQADRATIGGVIATNWNGHRRYGQGSLRDFVIGIEAVDGNGLLFHGGGRVVKNVAGYDFCKLLCGSFGTLGIITQVTLKVRPLPERSAWLACSVNDAKKAETMLAALQQSAVTPAAVELVSGSVWQKEAALAETNLTKDNFGLLVLLEGTTTEVLWMKDHLRREWREAGIVNPLMQDGCAEPWPAVQEFSAHIDSPLTVQASVTPSGVLPFVAACRKRDPDCSVLAHAGNGAVFVRFAKFPDKGLSELMMGDLQPAAAAHHGHVVILNAPPGAAITHRSVWGGEAPLAVMTAVKKKFDPLDLLNRGRFVYI; encoded by the coding sequence ATGGGTTCGCCGGCAACATCACCAACTTCTTCCACCGACGTCGTCGCCGCCGTCCAGCGCGCACGCGCGAGCAAAACGCCCTTGCAACCCGTTGGCGGCGGCACGAGTTTGCACTTCGGCCTGCAATCGGCGGCGACGGTCGAACAACTCTCGCTCGCGCAGCTCAACCGCGTCGTCGATTATCCCGCCCGCGATATGACGATCACGGTTGAAGCGGGCATCACGATGGCGCAATTGGCCGAAACATTGGTCAAGGAACATCAGCGTTTGCCCGTCGATGTCCCGCAGGCCGATCGGGCGACGATCGGCGGTGTGATCGCTACGAACTGGAATGGCCATCGCCGTTACGGCCAGGGTTCGCTGCGTGATTTTGTGATCGGCATCGAAGCCGTGGATGGCAACGGCCTGCTGTTTCACGGTGGCGGTCGCGTGGTGAAGAATGTTGCTGGCTACGACTTCTGCAAGCTCCTCTGCGGTTCGTTCGGGACGCTCGGGATCATCACGCAGGTAACGTTGAAAGTTCGGCCACTCCCCGAGCGTTCGGCCTGGCTCGCCTGCAGTGTGAATGACGCGAAGAAAGCCGAAACGATGCTCGCCGCACTGCAGCAATCGGCGGTGACTCCGGCGGCGGTGGAATTAGTATCGGGAAGTGTTTGGCAGAAAGAAGCCGCGCTCGCCGAGACAAATCTCACCAAAGACAACTTCGGACTGCTGGTGTTGCTCGAAGGCACAACCACCGAGGTGCTGTGGATGAAGGATCATCTTCGCCGCGAATGGCGTGAAGCCGGGATTGTGAATCCGCTGATGCAGGATGGTTGTGCGGAACCTTGGCCGGCCGTGCAGGAGTTTTCGGCCCACATCGATAGCCCGCTCACCGTGCAAGCCAGCGTCACGCCCAGCGGCGTGTTGCCGTTTGTCGCGGCCTGTCGCAAGCGCGATCCCGATTGTTCGGTGCTGGCCCACGCCGGCAACGGTGCTGTTTTTGTGCGGTTTGCGAAGTTTCCCGACAAGGGACTGAGCGAACTGATGATGGGAGATTTGCAACCCGCCGCCGCCGCTCATCACGGGCATGTAGTAATATTGAATGCGCCACCGGGCGCCGCGATCACGCATCGCAGCGTGTGGGGCGGCGAAGCGCCGCTGGCAGTGATGACCGCGGTGAAGAAGAAGTTTGATCCGCTCGATTTGCTCAATCGCGGCCGTTTTGTCTATATCTAA
- a CDS encoding (Fe-S)-binding protein, with amino-acid sequence MTTAPANPPPTVTDQAVARTPPLLQLGGDAPLQPNARPGSNIDYELFLDCVHCGLCTASCPTFVETGNENDSPRGRIYLMRAVTDGRLELNNHVRRHLELCLDCRGCESACPSGVQYGKLIEPFRVSMEQAGAAQTGNAKLNDWFHRYILFGMFPYPERLRASLRPARIAQMLYLDKFLIATGLWRLLPSRLGRLFTMLPPLEKEQPQLPTFFPATGRRRARVALFTGCVGDVMFRQTNWATARVLQANGCDVVVPREQACCGAIHLHAGSSEPAREFADTNIAAFDPSSVDAIIVNVAGCGSMLKDYGHHWQDDKQHDREAFAAKVRDCSEFLDNLGLVTPPGELRVTATYHDACHLAHAQKVREQPRNLMKKIRGLKLVELPEADLCCGAAGTYNLTEPAMAEKLGRRKLENIRKTGARVVITSNAGCLLQIAREARMQGEVLKIMHPMDLLDLSYRKEKLTF; translated from the coding sequence ATGACGACTGCTCCCGCGAATCCACCACCGACCGTCACCGATCAAGCCGTCGCGCGCACTCCGCCGCTGCTGCAGTTGGGCGGCGATGCGCCGCTGCAACCGAATGCTCGGCCCGGCTCGAATATCGATTACGAACTGTTTCTCGATTGCGTCCACTGCGGTTTGTGCACGGCTTCGTGTCCGACGTTTGTCGAAACCGGCAACGAGAACGACAGCCCGCGCGGCCGCATCTATTTGATGCGCGCCGTGACCGATGGTCGGCTTGAACTGAACAATCACGTGCGGCGGCATCTGGAGCTCTGCCTCGATTGCCGCGGCTGCGAATCGGCGTGCCCGAGCGGCGTGCAGTACGGCAAGTTGATCGAGCCATTCCGCGTGAGCATGGAACAAGCGGGCGCAGCTCAGACCGGCAACGCGAAACTCAACGACTGGTTTCATCGCTACATCTTGTTCGGCATGTTTCCATATCCGGAACGTCTCCGCGCGAGCCTCCGTCCAGCGCGCATCGCGCAGATGCTTTATTTGGATAAGTTCCTGATCGCGACCGGCCTGTGGCGATTGTTGCCGTCGCGGTTGGGGCGCCTCTTCACGATGCTGCCGCCGCTGGAAAAAGAGCAGCCACAGTTGCCGACGTTTTTTCCGGCAACGGGGCGTCGTCGTGCTCGGGTTGCCCTCTTTACCGGCTGCGTCGGCGATGTGATGTTCCGCCAGACGAACTGGGCGACCGCTCGCGTGTTGCAAGCCAACGGCTGCGATGTTGTCGTGCCCCGCGAACAAGCTTGTTGCGGCGCGATCCACCTGCACGCCGGCAGCAGCGAACCGGCCCGCGAATTTGCCGATACGAACATCGCGGCGTTCGATCCCAGCAGCGTCGATGCCATCATCGTGAACGTCGCCGGCTGCGGCTCGATGCTCAAAGACTACGGCCATCACTGGCAAGACGACAAGCAGCACGACCGCGAAGCCTTTGCCGCCAAGGTCCGCGACTGCAGCGAGTTCCTCGATAACCTCGGCCTCGTTACGCCGCCGGGCGAACTCCGCGTGACGGCCACTTATCACGACGCGTGTCACCTCGCGCATGCGCAAAAAGTGCGTGAGCAGCCGCGCAACCTGATGAAGAAGATTCGCGGGTTGAAACTCGTCGAACTCCCGGAAGCCGATCTCTGCTGCGGCGCGGCTGGCACTTACAACCTGACCGAGCCCGCGATGGCCGAAAAACTCGGCCGGCGAAAGCTCGAGAACATCCGCAAAACAGGTGCGCGAGTCGTGATCACTTCCAACGCCGGCTGCTTGCTACAGATTGCTCGCGAAGCCCGCATGCAGGGCGAAGTGCTGAAAATCATGCACCCGATGGATCTGCTGGACCTCAGCTATCGGAAGGAAAAGCTGACGTTTTGA